In a genomic window of Gadus macrocephalus chromosome 9, ASM3116895v1:
- the LOC132464049 gene encoding DEP domain-containing protein 7-like isoform X2, producing the protein MATIKERLAALNLAEKLFVRPPAQGGICRNYQSLSSWSGLIAHLKASVKVKRRRVYIKSHGDCFLGSDAVDVVADHLSHIKGATVSREKVVVVCQALLDCHVFEAVGTKVFGKDKNLDRFNDCSNALYKFLLHTPSVDELDRGVLSHGVQKYFCTDASDGQESLKLPGDTKPPETLPDANRFQAVIETDKLSLSPSRLQTDTVLPQTLVNEVWQEQTTVRLLKLVDLPLLDGVLQCSLNQDSHFTAPRPLAHCNPDLIYSNQNLDRQILQAFKEFNEDEWLCAALGCLDLLPDKAVMELSRTIPNYFRQEEDSQDYMVVDRIAPEEGGLSECQLLVYGILVKHYSLTDMLPLLPGNMTDVYAAIIDLLVNAKLDKALEALQLCLKLLPTSCREELRRLLTFMSLAADPQGIRLDKEMENRLAVRRSFSRALLHSKTLSKEQEELMVAFMLSNTRDIFRIPGALHKAVSDKLASLVHRNHPDVTGSTFCQQDFRDNAHVRDVTQGELRALLSNIHLDPKISDRKKRRLLRQFYQAHPEVFDQYFGDSALSML; encoded by the exons ATGGCCACAATCAAGGAGAGACTTGCGGCTCTAAATCTTGCAGAAAAACTCTTTGTGCGTCCCCCGG CTCAGGGCGGGATTTGTAGGAACTACCAGTCTTTGTCCTCTTGGAGTGGACTTATAGCCCATCTCAAGGCATCAGTAAAGGTGAAGCGTCGTCGAGTCTATATTAAGTCCCATGGCGACTGTTTCTTGGGGTCTGACGCAGTGGACGTCGTGGCAGACCACCTGTCCCATATCAAAG GTGCTACCGTGTCCAGGGAAAAGGTAGTGGTGGTCTGCCAGGCACTGCTGGACTGCCATGTGTTTGAGGCTGTGGGGACCAAAGTCTTTGGGAAAGACAAGAACCTGGATAGGTTCAACGACTGCAGCAATGCTCTCTACAA GTTCCTCCTGCATACTCCCTCAGTTGATGAATTGGATAGGGGCGTCCTCAGTCATGGTGTCCAGAAGTATTTCTGCACTGATGCATCCGATGG gcAGGAATCACTGAAGTTGCCAGGGGATACAAAACCCCCAGAGACACTCCCCGATGCCAACAGATTCCAGGCAGTAATTGAGACAGACAAACTGAGTTTGAGTCCCAGTAGACTACAGACTGACACAGTGTTACCACAAACAT TGGTGAATGAAGTGTGGCAGGAGCAGACCACAGTACGGCTGCTTAAGCTGGTAGACCTCCCCCTGCTGGACGGGGTGCTCCAGTGCAGCCTGAACCAAGATTCCCACTTCACTGCACCACGTCCACTGGCTCACTGCAACCCAGACCTCATCTACAGCAACCAAAACCTAGACCGACAGATCCTCCAGGCCTTCAAAGAATTCAA TGAGGACGAGTGGCTTTGTGCGGCTTTGGGTTGTCTGGACCTGCTCCCCGACAAGGCGGTCATGGAACTGAGCAGAACGATCCCCAACTACTTCCGACAGGAAGAAGACAGTCAGGACTACATGGTGGTGGACCGCATCGCTCCAGAAGAAG GTGGCTTGAGCGAGTGTCAGCTACTTGTCTATGGGATCCTGGTCAAACACTACAGCCTTACAGACATGCTTCCCCTGCTGCCGGGGAACATGACAGATGTTTATGCAGCCATCATTGACCTCCTGG TCAATGCCAAGCTGGACAAGGCACTGGAGGCTTTACAACTGTGCCTCAAGTTACTGCCCACTAGCTGCAGAGAGGAGCTTCGCAGGCTGCTGACCTTCATGTCCCTGGCTGCTGACCCACAGGGGATAAGACTGGACAAGGAG ATGGAGAACCGCCTGGCAGTGAGGAGGTCCTTCTCACGGGCACTCCTCCACAGTAAGACTCTCTccaaggagcaggaggagctcaTGGTGGCCTTCATGCTCAGCAACACACGGGACATCTTCAGG ATACCAGGGGCCCTGCACAAAGCAGTGAGCGACAAACTGGCAAGCCTTGTGCACAGGAACCATCCGGATGTCACAG GTTCCACCTTCTGTCAGCAGGATTTCCGGGACAATGCGCACGTTAGAGACGTAACCCAAGGGGAGTTGAGGGCTTTGCTAAGCAACATACATCTGGACCCCAAGATTTCAGACAGAAAGAAGAGGAGGTTGCTCAGGCAGTTTTACCAGGCTCACCCTGAGGTGTTTGATCAGTATTTTGGTGATTCTGCCCTTAGCATGCTGTGA
- the LOC132464049 gene encoding DEP domain-containing protein 7-like isoform X1: MATIKERLAALNLAEKLFVRPPAQGGICRNYQSLSSWSGLIAHLKASVKVKRRRVYIKSHGDCFLGSDAVDVVADHLSHIKGLEGATVSREKVVVVCQALLDCHVFEAVGTKVFGKDKNLDRFNDCSNALYKFLLHTPSVDELDRGVLSHGVQKYFCTDASDGQESLKLPGDTKPPETLPDANRFQAVIETDKLSLSPSRLQTDTVLPQTLVNEVWQEQTTVRLLKLVDLPLLDGVLQCSLNQDSHFTAPRPLAHCNPDLIYSNQNLDRQILQAFKEFNEDEWLCAALGCLDLLPDKAVMELSRTIPNYFRQEEDSQDYMVVDRIAPEEGGLSECQLLVYGILVKHYSLTDMLPLLPGNMTDVYAAIIDLLVNAKLDKALEALQLCLKLLPTSCREELRRLLTFMSLAADPQGIRLDKEMENRLAVRRSFSRALLHSKTLSKEQEELMVAFMLSNTRDIFRIPGALHKAVSDKLASLVHRNHPDVTGSTFCQQDFRDNAHVRDVTQGELRALLSNIHLDPKISDRKKRRLLRQFYQAHPEVFDQYFGDSALSML; this comes from the exons ATGGCCACAATCAAGGAGAGACTTGCGGCTCTAAATCTTGCAGAAAAACTCTTTGTGCGTCCCCCGG CTCAGGGCGGGATTTGTAGGAACTACCAGTCTTTGTCCTCTTGGAGTGGACTTATAGCCCATCTCAAGGCATCAGTAAAGGTGAAGCGTCGTCGAGTCTATATTAAGTCCCATGGCGACTGTTTCTTGGGGTCTGACGCAGTGGACGTCGTGGCAGACCACCTGTCCCATATCAAAGGTCTGGAAG GTGCTACCGTGTCCAGGGAAAAGGTAGTGGTGGTCTGCCAGGCACTGCTGGACTGCCATGTGTTTGAGGCTGTGGGGACCAAAGTCTTTGGGAAAGACAAGAACCTGGATAGGTTCAACGACTGCAGCAATGCTCTCTACAA GTTCCTCCTGCATACTCCCTCAGTTGATGAATTGGATAGGGGCGTCCTCAGTCATGGTGTCCAGAAGTATTTCTGCACTGATGCATCCGATGG gcAGGAATCACTGAAGTTGCCAGGGGATACAAAACCCCCAGAGACACTCCCCGATGCCAACAGATTCCAGGCAGTAATTGAGACAGACAAACTGAGTTTGAGTCCCAGTAGACTACAGACTGACACAGTGTTACCACAAACAT TGGTGAATGAAGTGTGGCAGGAGCAGACCACAGTACGGCTGCTTAAGCTGGTAGACCTCCCCCTGCTGGACGGGGTGCTCCAGTGCAGCCTGAACCAAGATTCCCACTTCACTGCACCACGTCCACTGGCTCACTGCAACCCAGACCTCATCTACAGCAACCAAAACCTAGACCGACAGATCCTCCAGGCCTTCAAAGAATTCAA TGAGGACGAGTGGCTTTGTGCGGCTTTGGGTTGTCTGGACCTGCTCCCCGACAAGGCGGTCATGGAACTGAGCAGAACGATCCCCAACTACTTCCGACAGGAAGAAGACAGTCAGGACTACATGGTGGTGGACCGCATCGCTCCAGAAGAAG GTGGCTTGAGCGAGTGTCAGCTACTTGTCTATGGGATCCTGGTCAAACACTACAGCCTTACAGACATGCTTCCCCTGCTGCCGGGGAACATGACAGATGTTTATGCAGCCATCATTGACCTCCTGG TCAATGCCAAGCTGGACAAGGCACTGGAGGCTTTACAACTGTGCCTCAAGTTACTGCCCACTAGCTGCAGAGAGGAGCTTCGCAGGCTGCTGACCTTCATGTCCCTGGCTGCTGACCCACAGGGGATAAGACTGGACAAGGAG ATGGAGAACCGCCTGGCAGTGAGGAGGTCCTTCTCACGGGCACTCCTCCACAGTAAGACTCTCTccaaggagcaggaggagctcaTGGTGGCCTTCATGCTCAGCAACACACGGGACATCTTCAGG ATACCAGGGGCCCTGCACAAAGCAGTGAGCGACAAACTGGCAAGCCTTGTGCACAGGAACCATCCGGATGTCACAG GTTCCACCTTCTGTCAGCAGGATTTCCGGGACAATGCGCACGTTAGAGACGTAACCCAAGGGGAGTTGAGGGCTTTGCTAAGCAACATACATCTGGACCCCAAGATTTCAGACAGAAAGAAGAGGAGGTTGCTCAGGCAGTTTTACCAGGCTCACCCTGAGGTGTTTGATCAGTATTTTGGTGATTCTGCCCTTAGCATGCTGTGA
- the tcp11l1 gene encoding T-complex protein 11-like protein 1 — protein MPKDLDQPGQEGNDKSREERTPDLSEETGRGRAGVNIPSPRRGNTPQASPPRFVSVGELMETAKGVSNMALAHEMVVNKEFVMKPIELPEGSFERRVKDIMHQAFWDYLESQLNEDPPSYINAIKMLSDIKEALLSFLMPSHDRLRSSIEEVLDLPLIQQQAENGALDMGRLAKFIVGTMGSLCAPCRDGEIRKLHDATELVPLLKAIVKALDLMKMDMVNFTLSTLKPHLMQQSAEYERQKFTEFLEKQPNALDFTEKWLRDAAEDLRENGASASAAALSTTSLPPHSVHNHAFLRLLKWDHSSDTFPETLMLDQARFMEMQQEAERLVLLSSLLLIVYTTTGDAISGLPGLMDKLKTTLNAIIMDMHTPSFILEETLASIGEKLCVELSHCLSEHGHGPYSPERQDILKGQILATARPDNTIRKVMESRIQSYMLASLESTQHQTSPPLPGGLAPVGKELSELTVRFSRLVNFNKLVFSPFYQKLLQSALMPAEHPAL, from the exons ATGCCGAAGGACTTGGACCAACCGGGACAGGAGGGAAACGATAAGtcgagggaggagaggacaccGGACCTTTCGGAGGAAACGGGAAGAGGGAGAGCAGGGGTGAATATTCCCAGTCCACGAAGAGGGAACACGCCACAAG cCAGCCCGCCCAGGTTCGTCTCAGTAGGGGAGTTGATGGAGACGGCCAAGGGAGTCTCCAACATGGCTCTAGCACACGAGATGGTGGTGAACAAAGAATTTGTGATGAAACCTATAGAACTCCCCGAGGGAAG TTTTGAGCGGAGGGTGAAAGATATAATGCACCAAGCTTTCTGGGACTACTTGGAGTCTCAGTTGAATGAAGATCCCCCATCATACATTAATGCTATCAAGATGCTATCTGACATCAAAGAG GCCCTGCTGTCCTTCTTGATGCCCAGCCATGACCGCCTGCGCTCCAGCATCGAGGAGGTTCTGGACCTCCCTCTCATCCAGCAGCAGGCTGAGAACGGGGCCCTGGACATGGGTCGGCTGGCTAAGTTCATAGTGGGGACCATGGGGTCGCTGTGTGCACCCTGCAGAGATGGGGAAATCAGGAAGCTGCACGATGCAACTGAATTGGTGCCTCTGCTTAA AGCAATCGTTAAAGCTCTGGACCTAATGAAAATGGACATGGTGAACTTTACCCTTTCTACCCTCAAACCCCACTTGATGCAGCAGTCTGCAGAGTACGAGAGACAAAAGTTCACGGAGTTTCTGGAGAAACAACCTA ATGCCTTGGACTTCACTGAGAAGTGGCTTCGAGACGCAGCAGAAGATTTGCGAGAGAACGGGGCCAGTGCCTCGGCTGCAGCACTCTCCACTACTTCACTGCCGCCTCACAGTGTCCATAACCACGCCTTCTTACGGCTTCTCAAGTGGGACCATTCCTCAGATACCTTCCCAGAG ACCCTGATGCTGGACCAGGCTCGCTTCATGGAGATGCAGCAGGAGGCCGAGAGGCTTGTGCTGctctcctccctgctgctcATCGTGTACACCACCACAGGAGACGCCATCTCCGGCCTGCCCGGCCTCATGGACAAACTGAAGACCACCCTCAACGCCATCATCATGGACATGCACACACC GTCTTTTATTTTAGAGGAAACCTTGGCCTCCATTGGGGAGAAGCTGTGTGTGGAGCTGAGTCATTGTCTGAGCGAGCACGGCCATGGCCCCTACTCCCCTGAGCGCCAGGACATCCTCAAGGGACAGATCCTGGCCACTGCCCGCCCAGACAACACCATCCGTAAGGTGATGG AGTCGCGCATCCAGAGCTACATGTTGGCCTCCCTGGAGTCCACTCAGCACCAGACCTCGCCCCCCCTGCCTGGAGGGCTGGCCCCGGTGGGCAAGGAGCTGAGTGAGCTCACCGTCCGCTTCAGTCGCCTGGTCAACTTCAACAAGTTGGTCTTCTCCCCGTTCTACCAGAAGCTTCTCCAGAGCGCCCTAATGCCAGCGGAGCACCCCGCACTGTGA